In Arthrobacter sp. UKPF54-2, the following are encoded in one genomic region:
- a CDS encoding GH1 family beta-glucosidase codes for MTVQDSPAVQDLAAKLRPGFMLGVASAAFQIEGALAAGGRGPSGWDAFAEKPGSIQDGHSPAVACDHYNRSDEDVRLMRELGIDSYRFSISWPRIQPDGTGPFNAEGLDFYDRLIDRLLEAGISPMATLYHWDTPLPLEHRGGWMNRTTAERFAEYSAAAGVRFGDRVTQWVTLNEPASVTLNGYALGVHAPGHDLLFDALPSVHHQLLAHGLAVQALRAAGVSGAVGVTNLHSPVRPASGSVTDRLLAKVFDLALNRIYADPILLGSYPKPPLVARPWFRSLGRISDADLRNIHQPLDFYGLNYYYPVKVATGRGPADSPVGPADAMVRLPFHMAAFQEYGTTGFGWPVAPDHLGPLLREMKDRYGEALPPLYITESGASFPEPDHVDGPITDTARINYLADHLGHALAATAPGGIADDVELLGYYVWTLMDNFEWAAGYSQRFGLVHVDFETQERTPKESFYWYQALSRARQAPGTSRGESV; via the coding sequence ATGACCGTGCAGGATTCCCCAGCAGTGCAGGATCTCGCCGCAAAGCTGCGGCCCGGCTTTATGCTCGGGGTGGCCTCCGCCGCCTTCCAGATCGAGGGCGCCCTCGCGGCGGGCGGCCGCGGGCCCTCGGGCTGGGACGCGTTTGCCGAGAAGCCCGGCAGCATCCAGGACGGCCACTCCCCCGCCGTCGCCTGCGACCATTACAACCGCTCGGACGAGGACGTCCGGCTGATGCGCGAGCTGGGCATCGACTCTTACCGCTTCTCGATCTCCTGGCCACGGATCCAGCCCGACGGCACGGGCCCCTTCAACGCCGAGGGCCTCGATTTCTACGACCGGCTGATCGACCGGCTCCTCGAGGCCGGCATCTCCCCAATGGCCACCCTGTACCACTGGGACACCCCGCTTCCGCTCGAACACCGGGGCGGCTGGATGAACCGCACGACGGCGGAGCGCTTCGCCGAGTACAGTGCGGCCGCCGGCGTCCGCTTCGGCGACAGGGTGACCCAGTGGGTGACCCTGAACGAACCCGCTTCGGTCACGCTCAACGGCTACGCCCTCGGCGTCCACGCCCCCGGCCACGACCTGCTCTTCGACGCCCTGCCCTCCGTTCACCACCAGCTCCTGGCCCACGGCCTCGCGGTGCAGGCACTGCGGGCTGCCGGGGTCAGCGGCGCCGTCGGCGTCACCAACCTGCACTCACCCGTCCGCCCGGCGTCGGGCTCCGTCACCGACCGGCTGCTGGCGAAGGTGTTCGACCTGGCACTGAACCGCATTTACGCCGACCCTATCCTGCTGGGAAGCTACCCGAAGCCCCCGCTGGTGGCCCGCCCGTGGTTCCGCTCCCTCGGCAGGATCTCCGACGCAGATCTGCGCAACATCCACCAGCCGCTGGACTTCTACGGCCTGAACTACTACTACCCGGTGAAGGTCGCCACCGGCCGCGGGCCCGCGGACAGCCCGGTGGGACCGGCCGACGCGATGGTGCGGCTGCCGTTCCACATGGCCGCGTTCCAGGAGTACGGGACCACCGGCTTCGGCTGGCCCGTTGCCCCCGACCATCTGGGCCCGCTGCTGCGCGAAATGAAGGACCGCTACGGCGAGGCGCTGCCACCGCTGTACATCACCGAGAGCGGAGCCAGCTTCCCCGAACCGGACCACGTGGACGGGCCGATCACGGACACGGCCCGGATCAACTACCTCGCCGACCACCTCGGCCATGCCCTGGCCGCCACCGCGCCCGGCGGGATAGCCGACGACGTCGAACTTCTGGGCTATTACGTCTGGACGCTGATGGACAACTTCGAATGGGCCGCAGGCTACTCCCAGCGCTTCGGCCTGGTGCACGTCGATTTCGAGACCCAGGAGCGGACCCCGAAGGAATCGTTCTACTGGTACCAGGCGCTCAGCCGGGCCAGGCAGGCTCCGGGAACGTCCAGGGGTGAATCCGTCTAA
- the rpsJ gene encoding 30S ribosomal protein S10: MAGQKIRIRLKSYDHEVIDVSARKIVETVTRAGATVVGPVPLPTEKNVYCVIRSPHKYKDSREHFEMRTHKRLIDIIDPTPKAVDSLMRLDLPADVNIEIKL, encoded by the coding sequence ATGGCGGGACAAAAAATCCGCATCCGGCTGAAGTCATACGACCACGAGGTCATTGACGTTTCAGCACGGAAGATCGTTGAGACGGTCACGCGCGCAGGCGCAACTGTAGTCGGCCCCGTGCCGCTGCCGACGGAGAAGAACGTTTACTGCGTAATCCGCTCTCCGCACAAGTACAAGGACAGCCGCGAGCACTTTGAAATGCGCACGCACAAGCGTCTTATCGACATCATCGATCCCACGCCCAAGGCTGTTGATTCGCTCATGCGTCTCGACCTGCCGGCCGACGTGAACATCGAAATCAAGCTGTAG
- the rplC gene encoding 50S ribosomal protein L3, whose translation MTATRNVKGLLGTKLGMTQVWDENNKLIPVTVVQADSNVITQLRNAETDGYVAVQIGYGQIDPRKVTKPLAGHFEKAGVTPRRHVVELRTADADSYELGQELSVELFEAGQKIDVVGTTKGKGFAGVMKRHGFHGVGASHGAHKNHRKPGSIGGASTPSRVFKGMKMAGRMGAVRHTTLNLTVHAVDVEKSLLLIKGAVPGARGQVVLVRTAVKGA comes from the coding sequence ATGACCGCAACCCGTAACGTAAAGGGCCTGCTGGGCACGAAGCTCGGCATGACCCAGGTCTGGGACGAGAACAACAAGCTCATCCCCGTCACTGTGGTCCAGGCAGACTCGAACGTCATCACGCAGCTGCGCAACGCAGAAACTGATGGCTACGTCGCCGTTCAGATCGGCTACGGCCAGATCGATCCCCGCAAGGTCACCAAGCCGCTGGCTGGTCACTTTGAAAAGGCAGGCGTCACGCCTCGCCGCCACGTCGTAGAACTGCGCACCGCAGATGCTGACTCTTACGAGCTGGGCCAGGAGCTCTCCGTTGAGCTCTTCGAAGCCGGCCAGAAGATCGACGTCGTTGGCACCACCAAGGGTAAGGGCTTCGCCGGTGTTATGAAGCGCCACGGCTTCCACGGCGTTGGAGCTTCCCACGGTGCCCACAAGAACCACCGTAAGCCCGGTTCTATCGGTGGAGCATCCACCCCGAGCCGCGTCTTCAAGGGCATGAAAATGGCCGGCCGCATGGGCGCCGTTCGTCACACCACGCTGAACCTCACGGTCCACGCGGTTGACGTCGAGAAGTCGCTGCTCCTGATCAAGGGTGCCGTCCCCGGCGCCCGCGGCCAGGTCGTACTCGTACGCACCGCCGTGAAGGGAGCCTAG
- the rplD gene encoding 50S ribosomal protein L4 translates to MTSTVKVDLPAEIFDVQTNVPLLHQVVVAQLAAARQGTHKTKTRAEVSGAGRKPFKQKGTGRARQGSIRAPHMTGGGIVHGPTPRDYSQRTPKKMIAAALRGALSDRARNGRIHVVAELVAGTKPSSREALATLRGVSERKNLLVVIDRANDVAALSVRNLQDVHVLYADQLNTYDVLVSDDVVFTKAAYEAFVADKAAKNEEDAK, encoded by the coding sequence ATGACTAGCACTGTCAAGGTTGACCTGCCCGCAGAGATCTTCGACGTACAGACCAACGTGCCGCTGCTGCACCAGGTCGTCGTTGCACAGCTCGCTGCTGCTCGCCAGGGTACCCACAAGACCAAGACCCGCGCCGAGGTTTCCGGTGCAGGTCGCAAGCCGTTCAAGCAGAAGGGCACCGGCCGCGCCCGTCAGGGTTCCATCCGTGCTCCTCACATGACCGGTGGTGGCATCGTCCACGGCCCGACGCCGCGTGACTACAGCCAGCGCACCCCCAAGAAGATGATTGCTGCTGCCCTGCGCGGCGCTCTCTCTGACCGCGCCCGTAACGGCCGCATCCACGTCGTTGCTGAACTGGTCGCCGGCACCAAGCCGTCCTCCCGTGAAGCACTGGCAACGCTGCGTGGCGTCTCCGAGCGCAAGAACCTGCTCGTTGTCATCGACCGCGCCAACGATGTTGCTGCACTCTCCGTGCGCAACCTCCAGGATGTTCACGTTCTGTACGCAGACCAGCTGAACACCTACGACGTGCTCGTTTCTGACGACGTAGTCTTCACCAAGGCTGCCTACGAAGCATTCGTTGCTGACAAGGCTGCAAAGAACGAGGAGGATGCCAAGTGA
- the rplW gene encoding 50S ribosomal protein L23 translates to MSAATIKDPRDVVLAPVVSEKSYGLIDEGKYTFLVDPRSNKTEIKLAVEKIFSVKVESINTINRAGKRKRTKFGWGTRKNTKRAIVSLKEGTIDIFGGPLS, encoded by the coding sequence GTGAGCGCAGCCACCATCAAAGACCCGCGCGACGTCGTGCTTGCACCCGTCGTTTCGGAAAAGAGCTACGGCCTGATCGACGAGGGCAAGTACACCTTCCTGGTGGACCCCCGCTCGAACAAGACCGAGATCAAGCTGGCCGTGGAGAAGATTTTCTCCGTCAAGGTCGAATCGATCAACACCATCAACCGTGCCGGTAAGCGCAAGCGCACCAAATTCGGATGGGGTACCCGCAAGAACACCAAGCGTGCCATTGTGAGCCTCAAAGAAGGCACTATCGACATCTTCGGCGGTCCGCTCTCGTAG
- the rplB gene encoding 50S ribosomal protein L2: protein MGIRKYKPTTPGRRGSSVADFTEITRSTPEKSLVRPLPKKGGRNNTGKITTRHKGGGHKRQYRLIDFRRHDKDGVNARVAEIEYDPNRTARIALLHYVDGTKRYIIAPNKLAQGDTVEAGADADIKPGNNLPLRNIPVGTVIHAVELRPGGGAKMGRSAGASIQLVAKEGRFAQLRLPSGEIRNVDVRCRATVGEVGNAEQSNINWGKAGRMRWKGVRPTVRGVAMNPVDHPHGGGEGKTSGGRHPVNPNGKREGRTRRPNKESDKLIVRRRRTGKNKR, encoded by the coding sequence ATGGGAATCCGTAAATACAAGCCGACTACCCCGGGCCGTCGTGGCTCGAGCGTAGCGGACTTCACCGAAATCACGCGGTCGACGCCGGAAAAGTCGTTGGTACGTCCCCTCCCGAAAAAGGGTGGCCGTAACAACACCGGTAAGATCACGACCCGTCACAAGGGTGGTGGCCACAAGCGCCAGTACCGTCTGATCGACTTCCGTCGCCACGACAAGGACGGCGTCAACGCCCGCGTTGCCGAAATCGAGTACGATCCGAACCGCACGGCTCGCATCGCCCTCCTGCACTACGTTGATGGCACCAAGCGTTACATCATCGCCCCGAACAAGCTGGCCCAGGGTGACACCGTGGAAGCAGGTGCCGACGCTGACATCAAGCCCGGCAACAACCTGCCGCTGCGCAACATCCCGGTCGGTACCGTAATCCACGCAGTTGAACTGCGTCCGGGTGGCGGCGCCAAGATGGGCCGCTCCGCCGGCGCATCGATCCAGCTCGTAGCAAAGGAAGGCCGTTTCGCCCAGCTGCGTCTGCCTTCCGGCGAAATCCGCAACGTTGACGTGCGCTGCCGCGCAACCGTCGGCGAGGTCGGCAACGCCGAGCAGTCGAACATCAACTGGGGCAAGGCCGGCCGTATGCGCTGGAAGGGCGTCCGCCCGACCGTCCGTGGTGTCGCGATGAACCCGGTCGACCACCCGCATGGTGGTGGCGAGGGTAAGACGTCCGGTGGACGTCACCCCGTCAACCCGAACGGTAAGCGCGAAGGCCGCACCCGCCGTCCCAACAAAGAGAGCGACAAGCTTATTGTTCGTCGCCGTCGTACTGGCAAGAACAAGCGATAG
- the rpsS gene encoding 30S ribosomal protein S19: MPRSLKKGPFVDQHLFVKVARENEKGTKNVIKTWSRRSMIVPDMLGHTIAVHDGRKHIPVFVTESMVGHKLGEFAPTRTFRGHVKDDRKGKRR, from the coding sequence ATGCCACGCAGCCTGAAAAAAGGTCCTTTCGTTGACCAGCACCTCTTTGTGAAGGTAGCCAGGGAAAACGAAAAGGGCACCAAGAACGTCATCAAGACCTGGTCCCGCCGTTCGATGATCGTCCCCGACATGCTCGGCCACACGATCGCCGTGCACGACGGACGCAAGCACATCCCGGTGTTTGTCACTGAGTCGATGGTCGGGCACAAGCTCGGCGAATTCGCTCCCACGCGGACATTCCGCGGCCATGTCAAGGACGACCGTAAGGGCAAGCGCCGCTAG
- the rplV gene encoding 50S ribosomal protein L22 has protein sequence MEAKAIARHIRVTPMKARRVVNLVRGKQANEALAILKFAPQAASEPVFKVVQSAISNARVLADRDGVAFDEGDLIISEAFVDEGPTMKRFQPRAQGRAFQIKKRTSHITVVVATPEKEEAR, from the coding sequence ATGGAAGCCAAGGCAATTGCGCGTCACATCCGCGTAACGCCTATGAAGGCCCGGCGCGTCGTCAACCTTGTTCGTGGTAAGCAAGCGAACGAGGCTCTGGCAATTCTGAAGTTTGCCCCGCAGGCAGCTTCGGAGCCGGTATTCAAGGTAGTTCAGTCGGCAATCTCCAACGCCCGGGTCCTCGCGGACCGCGACGGCGTGGCGTTTGACGAAGGTGACCTCATCATCAGCGAAGCGTTTGTTGATGAAGGCCCGACCATGAAGCGGTTCCAGCCGCGTGCCCAGGGTCGTGCATTTCAGATCAAGAAGCGCACGAGCCACATCACCGTGGTAGTCGCTACCCCGGAGAAAGAGGAGGCTCGCTAA
- the rpsC gene encoding 30S ribosomal protein S3 gives MGQKVNPHGFRLGITTDHVSHWFADSTKSGQRYKDFVREDIRIRQLMSTGMERAGIAKVEIERTRDRVRVDIHTARPGIVIGRRGAEADRIRGELEKLTGKQVQLNILEVKNPEMEAQLVAQGVAEQLTSRVAFRRAMKKAMQSAQRAGAKGIRIACSGRLGGAEMSRSEFYREGRVPLHTLRANIDYGFYEAKTTFGRIGVKVWIYKGDVTAKELAQQAAAAPSRGRGAGDRPGRPGGADRGDRRRRNDRPAADAAPAADAPAVEAAPAAVEGGQA, from the coding sequence GTGGGACAGAAAGTTAACCCGCACGGGTTCCGACTCGGTATCACCACCGATCACGTATCGCACTGGTTCGCCGACAGCACCAAGTCCGGCCAGCGGTACAAGGACTTCGTTCGCGAAGACATCCGTATCCGCCAGCTCATGTCCACGGGCATGGAGCGCGCCGGCATCGCCAAGGTTGAGATCGAGCGCACCCGCGACCGTGTCCGCGTGGATATCCACACGGCACGTCCGGGCATCGTCATCGGCCGCCGCGGCGCCGAGGCAGACCGCATCCGCGGCGAGCTCGAAAAGCTCACCGGCAAGCAGGTTCAGCTGAACATCCTCGAGGTCAAGAACCCCGAGATGGAAGCACAGCTTGTTGCCCAGGGCGTTGCAGAGCAGCTGACTTCCCGCGTGGCTTTCCGCCGTGCGATGAAGAAGGCAATGCAGTCCGCACAGCGCGCTGGTGCCAAGGGCATCCGGATCGCTTGCTCGGGTCGACTGGGCGGCGCAGAAATGTCCCGCTCGGAGTTCTACCGCGAAGGCCGCGTGCCCCTGCACACCCTCCGCGCGAACATCGACTACGGCTTCTACGAGGCCAAGACCACCTTCGGCCGCATCGGCGTGAAGGTCTGGATCTACAAGGGTGACGTCACCGCCAAGGAACTGGCTCAGCAGGCAGCTGCTGCTCCGTCCCGCGGCCGCGGTGCCGGCGATCGTCCGGGCCGCCCGGGTGGCGCCGACCGTGGTGACCGCCGTCGTCGTAACGACCGTCCGGCCGCCGACGCAGCTCCTGCTGCCGACGCTCCGGCAGTTGAGGCTGCACCTGCTGCAGTAGAAGGAGGACAGGCTTAA
- the rplP gene encoding 50S ribosomal protein L16 — MLIPRRVKHRKQHHPGRSGAATGGTEVSFGEWGIQALSPAYVTNRQIESARIAMTRHIKRGGKVWINIYPDRPLTKKPAETRMGSGKGSPEWWVSNVKPGRVLFELSGVNEEVAREALRLAIHKLPLKARIVRREGGE; from the coding sequence ATGCTTATCCCACGTCGAGTCAAGCACCGTAAGCAGCACCACCCGGGTCGTTCCGGCGCTGCTACGGGCGGCACCGAGGTCTCGTTCGGTGAGTGGGGTATCCAGGCTCTGAGCCCGGCATACGTCACCAACCGTCAGATCGAGTCTGCCCGTATCGCGATGACCCGCCACATCAAGCGTGGCGGCAAGGTCTGGATCAACATCTACCCGGACCGTCCGCTGACGAAGAAGCCGGCCGAAACCCGCATGGGTTCCGGTAAGGGTTCTCCGGAATGGTGGGTCTCAAACGTCAAGCCGGGCCGGGTTCTCTTCGAACTCTCCGGTGTTAATGAAGAGGTAGCTCGCGAGGCACTGCGCCTGGCAATCCACAAGCTCCCGTTGAAGGCACGCATTGTGCGTCGCGAAGGTGGTGAATAG
- the rpmC gene encoding 50S ribosomal protein L29, translating to MAVGSKDLAPAQLDGFDNERLVEELRKSKEELFNLRFQSATGQLENHGRLRAVKKDIARIYTVLRERELGIRAEVAAPVVEAKEEKKSKKAATKKADTAETVETEEDAK from the coding sequence ATGGCAGTAGGGTCGAAGGATCTCGCACCCGCACAGCTGGACGGTTTCGACAACGAGCGTCTCGTTGAAGAACTCCGCAAGTCCAAGGAAGAGCTGTTCAACCTGCGTTTCCAGTCCGCCACCGGCCAGCTGGAGAACCACGGTCGTCTGCGCGCGGTAAAGAAGGACATCGCACGCATCTACACCGTTCTCCGTGAGCGCGAGCTGGGCATTCGTGCCGAGGTTGCCGCACCGGTTGTGGAAGCCAAGGAAGAAAAGAAGTCCAAGAAGGCTGCGACCAAGAAGGCTGACACGGCTGAAACGGTTGAGACCGAGGAGGACGCCAAGTGA
- the rpsQ gene encoding 30S ribosomal protein S17, whose translation MSEKDENVTETVSDAAKADERGYRKTKRGYVVSDKMEKTIVVQVEDRVKHALYGKVMRRNTKIKAHDEENSAGIGDLVLLAETRPLSATKRWRLVEILEKAK comes from the coding sequence GTGAGTGAAAAGGACGAGAACGTGACGGAAACTGTTTCCGACGCAGCCAAGGCTGACGAGCGCGGTTACCGTAAGACGAAGCGCGGCTACGTGGTCTCGGACAAGATGGAAAAGACCATCGTTGTCCAGGTCGAGGACCGCGTGAAGCACGCCCTCTACGGCAAGGTCATGCGCCGCAACACGAAGATCAAGGCTCACGACGAAGAGAACAGCGCCGGCATCGGCGACCTCGTTCTCCTCGCCGAGACCCGCCCGCTCTCCGCTACCAAGCGGTGGCGCCTGGTGGAGATCCTCGAGAAGGCCAAGTAA
- the rplN gene encoding 50S ribosomal protein L14, with protein sequence MIQQESRLKVADNTGAKEILTIRVLGGSGRRYAGIGDVIVATVKDAIPGGNVKKGDVVKAVIVRTKKERRRADGSYIKFDENAAVILKNDGDPRGTRIFGPVGRELRDKKFMKIVSLAPEVL encoded by the coding sequence GTGATTCAGCAGGAGTCGCGACTCAAGGTCGCCGACAACACGGGTGCTAAGGAAATCCTTACCATTCGCGTTCTCGGTGGATCTGGCCGTCGCTACGCAGGCATTGGCGACGTGATCGTCGCTACCGTCAAGGACGCAATTCCGGGCGGCAACGTAAAGAAGGGCGACGTCGTCAAGGCTGTCATCGTCCGTACCAAGAAGGAACGCCGCCGTGCGGATGGTTCCTACATCAAGTTTGACGAGAACGCAGCTGTGATCCTGAAGAACGACGGTGACCCCCGCGGTACCCGTATCTTCGGACCGGTTGGTCGTGAACTTCGCGACAAGAAGTTCATGAAGATCGTTTCTCTGGCTCCGGAGGTGCTCTAG
- the rplX gene encoding 50S ribosomal protein L24: protein MAKIKKGDLVQVITGAKAERGGDRGKQGKVLRVFPETNRVLVEGINRVTKHTKVGQSQRGTKTGGIEVVEASIHISNVALVDPSTKKPTRVGFRTETVERDGVKREVRVRVAKSSGKDI from the coding sequence ATGGCTAAGATCAAGAAGGGTGACCTTGTTCAGGTCATCACTGGCGCCAAGGCTGAGCGCGGCGGCGACCGTGGCAAGCAGGGCAAGGTTCTGCGCGTATTCCCGGAGACCAACCGCGTGTTGGTCGAAGGCATTAACCGCGTAACCAAGCACACCAAGGTCGGTCAGTCGCAGCGCGGCACCAAGACCGGTGGCATCGAGGTCGTTGAGGCTTCAATCCACATCTCCAACGTGGCCCTGGTTGACCCCTCCACCAAGAAGCCCACCCGCGTCGGTTTCCGCACCGAGACCGTTGAGCGCGATGGCGTGAAGCGTGAAGTGCGTGTCCGCGTGGCCAAGAGCTCAGGGAAGGACATCTAA
- the rplE gene encoding 50S ribosomal protein L5 produces MTETLETPASKIVPRLKTKYADSIKSALVEEFKYENVNQVPRLVKVVVNMGVGDAAKDSKLIDGAVRDLTLITGQKPQVTKARKSIAQFKLREGMPIGAHATLRGDRMWEFLDRLVTLALPRIRDFRGLSGKQFDGNGNYTFGLTEQVMFHEIDQDSIDRVRGMDITVVTTAKTDDEGRALLKALGFPFKTED; encoded by the coding sequence ATGACTGAGACTCTCGAGACTCCGGCAAGCAAGATCGTTCCTCGTCTGAAGACCAAGTACGCGGATTCCATCAAGAGCGCGCTCGTTGAGGAATTCAAGTACGAGAACGTCAACCAGGTTCCCCGTCTGGTGAAGGTCGTTGTGAACATGGGTGTTGGAGATGCCGCCAAGGACTCCAAGCTGATCGACGGCGCTGTCCGCGATCTGACCCTGATCACCGGCCAGAAGCCGCAGGTAACCAAGGCCCGCAAGTCGATCGCACAGTTCAAGCTGCGCGAAGGCATGCCGATCGGTGCGCACGCAACTCTGCGTGGCGACCGTATGTGGGAATTCCTGGACCGTCTGGTCACGCTGGCACTGCCGCGTATCCGCGACTTCCGGGGCCTCAGCGGCAAGCAGTTCGACGGCAACGGCAACTACACCTTCGGTCTGACCGAGCAGGTTATGTTCCACGAGATCGACCAGGATTCCATTGACCGCGTTCGCGGTATGGACATCACCGTCGTGACCACTGCCAAGACCGACGACGAAGGCCGCGCGCTGCTCAAGGCGCTTGGCTTCCCGTTCAAGACCGAAGATTAA
- the rpsH gene encoding 30S ribosomal protein S8: MTMTDPVADMLTRLRNANSAYHDSVSMPYSKLKARVADILKAEGFIASWKEEDAEVGKKLTLELKFGPNRERSIAGVRRISKPGLRVYAKSTNLPHVLGGLGIAILSTSSGLLTDKQAGKKGVGGEVLAYVW; the protein is encoded by the coding sequence ATGACTATGACAGATCCTGTCGCAGATATGCTTACGCGTCTGCGCAATGCAAACTCGGCATACCACGATTCCGTGTCTATGCCTTACAGCAAGCTCAAGGCACGCGTTGCTGACATCCTGAAGGCAGAAGGCTTCATCGCCTCCTGGAAGGAAGAAGACGCGGAGGTTGGCAAGAAGCTGACCCTCGAGCTCAAGTTCGGTCCGAACCGCGAGCGTTCCATCGCTGGCGTTCGTCGTATTTCCAAGCCGGGGCTGCGCGTTTACGCAAAGTCCACCAACCTGCCGCACGTGCTCGGTGGCCTGGGTATCGCAATCCTGTCCACCTCTTCCGGCCTCCTGACTGACAAGCAGGCCGGCAAGAAGGGCGTGGGCGGCGAAGTCCTCGCTTACGTCTGGTAA
- the rplF gene encoding 50S ribosomal protein L6, producing the protein MSRIGRLPITVPAGVEVKVDGSVVSVKGSKGELSHTVASPIEVTLEDGTLTVARPNDERASRSLHGLTRTLIANMIQGVTAGYEKKLEIVGTGYRVQAKGSDLEFALGYSHPVNVSAPNGITFAVETPTKLSVSGISKQQVGEVAANIRKLRKPDPYKGKGIRYAGEVIRRKVGKAGK; encoded by the coding sequence ATGTCACGTATTGGACGTCTCCCCATCACCGTTCCTGCCGGCGTTGAGGTCAAGGTTGACGGCTCTGTCGTCAGCGTCAAGGGTTCCAAGGGCGAGCTGAGCCACACTGTGGCCAGCCCGATCGAGGTCACCCTGGAAGATGGCACCCTGACTGTCGCCCGCCCGAACGACGAGCGCGCCTCCCGTTCGCTGCACGGCCTGACCCGCACCCTGATCGCCAACATGATCCAGGGCGTTACCGCAGGCTACGAGAAGAAGCTTGAGATCGTCGGTACCGGTTACCGCGTCCAGGCCAAGGGTTCTGACCTGGAGTTCGCTCTGGGCTACAGCCACCCGGTCAACGTCTCGGCTCCGAACGGCATCACCTTTGCAGTTGAGACCCCGACCAAGCTCTCTGTTTCAGGTATCTCCAAGCAGCAGGTCGGCGAGGTTGCTGCCAACATTCGCAAGCTGCGGAAGCCGGACCCCTACAAGGGCAAGGGCATCCGCTACGCCGGCGAAGTCATCCGCCGCAAGGTCGGAAAGGCTGGTAAGTAA
- the rplR gene encoding 50S ribosomal protein L18, with protein sequence MAIAINKKRTNKSKSAQRSRRQLRIRKRISGTAVRPRLVVNRSARHVFVQVVDDTKGLTVASASTLEADLRAFDGDKTAKAKRVGELVAERAKAAGIEAVVFDRGGNKYHGRIAAVADGAREGGLAL encoded by the coding sequence ATGGCCATCGCAATTAACAAGAAGCGTACGAACAAGAGCAAGTCTGCCCAGCGCAGCCGCCGCCAGCTTCGTATCCGCAAGCGCATCTCCGGTACGGCTGTACGTCCTCGCCTGGTCGTCAACCGTTCCGCCCGCCACGTATTCGTCCAGGTTGTCGATGACACCAAGGGCCTGACCGTAGCGAGCGCCTCCACGCTGGAAGCCGACCTTCGTGCATTCGACGGTGACAAGACCGCCAAGGCCAAGCGCGTTGGCGAGCTCGTCGCCGAGCGTGCCAAGGCTGCCGGTATCGAAGCTGTTGTCTTCGACCGCGGTGGTAACAAGTACCACGGCCGGATCGCCGCCGTCGCTGACGGCGCACGTGAAGGTGGGCTGGCACTGTGA
- the rpsE gene encoding 30S ribosomal protein S5: MTEAVAAPATETAAPATTDDRRGGARRGERGDRGQGRGDRGGRGGRDGGREAEKSQFVERVVTINRVSKVVKGGRRFSFTALVVVGDGNGMVGVGYGKAKEVPAAIAKGVEEAKKSFFRVPRIGSTIPHRVQGEAAAGVVMLRPASAGTGVIAGGPVRAVLECVGIHDILSKSLGSSNAINIVHATVDALKRLEEPAAVAARRGLPLDEIAPPAMVKALLNQKAGV; this comes from the coding sequence GTGACTGAAGCTGTAGCTGCTCCGGCAACTGAGACCGCTGCGCCTGCTACCACTGACGACCGCCGTGGTGGCGCGCGTCGTGGCGAGCGTGGCGACCGCGGCCAGGGCCGTGGCGACCGTGGCGGCCGTGGTGGCCGCGACGGCGGCCGCGAAGCCGAGAAGAGCCAGTTCGTAGAGCGCGTCGTAACCATCAACCGTGTTTCCAAGGTCGTCAAGGGTGGTCGTCGCTTCAGCTTCACCGCCCTCGTCGTCGTGGGTGACGGCAACGGTATGGTCGGCGTCGGCTACGGCAAGGCTAAGGAAGTTCCCGCCGCCATCGCGAAGGGCGTTGAAGAGGCCAAGAAGTCCTTCTTCCGCGTTCCCCGCATCGGCAGCACCATCCCGCACCGTGTTCAGGGTGAAGCCGCCGCAGGCGTCGTTATGCTGCGTCCGGCTTCCGCCGGTACCGGTGTAATCGCCGGTGGTCCGGTCCGTGCAGTACTGGAGTGCGTGGGCATCCACGACATCCTCTCCAAGTCGCTCGGTTCCTCGAACGCCATCAACATCGTTCACGCGACCGTTGATGCGCTGAAGCGCCTCGAAGAGCCGGCAGCAGTGGCAGCACGCCGCGGCCTGCCCCTCGACGAGATCGCTCCGCCGGCAATGGTGAAGGCGCTCCTGAACCAGAAGGCAGGTGTCTGA